One genomic window of Caldibacillus debilis DSM 16016 includes the following:
- a CDS encoding rhomboid family intramembrane serine protease translates to MIVNWSTRDKYGVYLLCAFGHMSYFHFFLNMPFILFLSRPLEQILGSKKFFLSYILMSVFATLMVHLFSDYPIPLAGSSGVGYGLLGMYIYLFFRHGNQFSSYDKRFIMMFTLLGFVVTFLIPEISLTGHIGGFVGGILLSPFLFNKTKDLNDSMSG, encoded by the coding sequence ATGATCGTCAATTGGTCGACGAGGGACAAGTATGGCGTTTACTTACTTTGTGCCTTTGGTCATATGAGTTATTTTCATTTCTTCCTGAATATGCCATTTATTTTATTTTTATCCCGTCCTCTTGAACAAATTTTAGGAAGCAAAAAGTTTTTTTTGAGTTATATATTAATGAGTGTTTTTGCAACTTTAATGGTTCATTTATTTTCTGATTACCCTATTCCTTTGGCGGGTTCCTCTGGAGTAGGATACGGATTATTGGGAATGTATATATATTTGTTTTTTAGACATGGCAATCAGTTTTCTTCATACGATAAAAGATTTATTATGATGTTTACTCTCCTTGGTTTTGTTGTGACTTTTTTAATTCCGGAAATAAGTTTAACAGGTCATATAGGCGGTTTTGTCGGAGGAATTCTTTTGTCTCCGTTTTTATTTAATAAAACAAAGGATTTGAATGATAGTATGAGCGGATAA
- a CDS encoding DUF2759 domain-containing protein produces the protein MGTAIITLLIAILAVFATVSTLKNKNYLGFLFALATVLVFGFFSIMTLIKSGYPEG, from the coding sequence ATGGGCACTGCCATCATTACGCTGTTGATTGCCATTCTGGCCGTATTTGCCACTGTTTCCACCTTGAAAAACAAAAATTATCTCGGGTTTCTGTTTGCATTGGCGACCGTTCTCGTTTTCGGCTTCTTTTCCATTATGACGTTGATTAAAAGCGGTTATCCGGAAGGATAA